Proteins from a single region of Primulina tabacum isolate GXHZ01 chromosome 5, ASM2559414v2, whole genome shotgun sequence:
- the LOC142544982 gene encoding uncharacterized protein LOC142544982, which produces MDSGATAGSVVGKGIKADKTRRTWSAHEEEVLIEALKDVISKGWKSENGFKAGYLTLLENYMRAALPGTNLRGNPHINSKIHVWKKTHGILLTILSKSGVGWNDTDKTIEATDETWEAIIKADPSARPMRSKQWNHYHDWCEIFGNDRATGEQAETFAAAVHDVLNMNYEVIHDTVAFTNDIFNAGEEGDESVSVTHTHSSKPSVVVTSKNKKRKPVNADDNAIVEAINHLSDITKDTMKDLIKQLATEEKIANADEKVLDTLQGITELAEDEKVHVAELLVDNHAKLSLFLRLGDKGKLSLAKRLLGGD; this is translated from the exons ATGGACAGTGGCGCAACTGCAGGGAGTGTGGTTGGGAAAGGTATCAAAGCTGACAAAACGCGACGTACTTGGAGCGCACATGAAGAAGAAGTTTTAATTGAAGCCCTAAAAGACGTTATCAGTAAGGGATGGAAAAGTGAGAATGGATTCAAAGCTGGGTACTTAACTTTATTGGAGAATTATATGCGTGCAGCACTTCCAGGGACAAACTTACGTGGAAACCCACATATTAACTCCAAAATACATGTGTGGAAGAAAACACATGGTATTTTGTTGACTATATTAAGCAAAAGTGGAGTTGGGTGGAATGATACTGACAAAACCATTGAAGCTACGGACGAGACATGGGAAGCAATAATTAAG GCAGACCCAAGCGCACGACCCATGAGATCGAAGCAGTGGAATCATTACCATGATTGGTGTGAAATTTTTGGAAATGATCGAGCAACAGGTGAACAAGCAGAGACCTTCGCAGCAGCTGTCCACGATGTCCTCAACATGAATTATGAGGTAATTCATGACACAGTTGCGTTCACAAATGATATATTTAATGCTGGGGAAGAGGGTGATGAGTCAGTATCTGTAACACACACCCATTCCTCGAAACCAAGTGTAGTAGTCACATCCAAGAATAAGAAACGTAAACCAGTGAATGCCGATGACAACGCTATAGTTGAAGCCATCAACCATCTCTCTGACATAACAAAAGACACAATGAAAGATTTGATCAAACAGCTAGCAACGGAGGAAAAGATAGCCAATGCTGACGAGAAGGTGTTGGATACGTTGCAGGGGATAACAGAGCTTGCAGAAGACGAGAAAGTACATGTTGCTGAGTTGTTGGTTGACAACCATGCCAAGTTGTCACTGTTCTTGCGCCTTGGTGACAAAGGCAAGCTAAGTTTAGCAAAGAGGCTTCTGGGTGGAGACTAA
- the LOC142547510 gene encoding uncharacterized protein LOC142547510, with amino-acid sequence MVDEIMVCVYRIIASAAFFQELSSKTIDSSGGVTEEESVEVCGNGGLNGYKGGVFRGNVDEGSSFSSVKSKGCVQECMICQEEDEEKEMEAPCACNGTLKFAHRNCIQMCCNKKGGIICEICNQVFSPNYTSPPLRSNADVMAIDIRQAWGPHIDLWDPRLLTLAAAEHQFLESEYDSYAMANSGTLACFRSVAIILMLILLTRQILMITRDSGMFQGSSAFFHYQISVLQLAGFLLPCFVVARSWYIVQCRRRRQG; translated from the exons ATGGTGGACGAGATCATGGTGTGTGTGTACAGGATAATAGCGTCAGCTGCATTTTTTCAAGAATTATCGTCGAAAACGATCGACAGTAGTGGCGGGGTGACGGAAGAAGAAAGCGTCGAAGTTTGTGGGAATGGTGGCTTGAATGGTTATAAAGGAGGGGTTTTTAGAGGGAATGTGGACGAGGGGTCTTCTTTTTCCTCGGTAAAATCGAAAGGGTGTGTGCAGGAGTGCATGATTTGTCAGGAGGAAGATGAAGAGAAAGAAATGGAAGCCCCCTGTGCTTGTAATGGCACTCTAAAG TTTGCTCATCGAAATTGTATTCAGATGTGTTGCAATAAAAAAGGTGGTATCATCTGTGAAATCTGCAATCAG GTTTTTTCACCAAATTATACGAGTCCACCACTAAGAAGCAATGCTGATGTTATGGCTATTGATATCCG ACAAGCATGGGGCCCTCACATTGATCTTTGGGATCCTCGTTTATTGACTTTAGCTGCGGCTGAACATCAATTTCTGGAATCTGAGTATGACAGTTATGCCATGGCAAATAGTGGGACTCTAGCATGTTTCCGCTCCGTGGCAATCATT TTGATGCTAATATTGCTGACACGGCAAATTTTAATGATCACAAGAGACTCTGGTATGTTCCAGGGGTCATCAGCTTTCTTCCAC taTCAGATCTCGGTTCTTCAGCTGGCTGGTTTCCTCCTTCCTTGTTTTGTGGTCGCCCGTTCGTGGTACATAGTACAGTGCCGAAGGAGGAGGCAG GGTTGA